From the Gossypium hirsutum isolate 1008001.06 chromosome A02, Gossypium_hirsutum_v2.1, whole genome shotgun sequence genome, the window GCCTACAATGGCCTGGCATAGGCCTTTGTGTCCTAAATCACGGGATATTTGTAGTGTTATGAGTAATACTCATAATGTGATTAGATCATCTATTGCTGCTTGCTGATTCTTTGAATCCTGCCCTCCTTCAGATGAATCCCCACCTTTCTTACCGAAAATCATTTCATCGAGATCATCCATCATGGCATCGCTGCTTCCCCCATAAATCCCATGTAGTGTACCTGCTGGTTTTCTAATCAAGGCATCATGTTTTGTATTGAGGGGTGAATCGTCAGGCTCAGCGGCCACAGGAATCATAGTGGGTTCGGGTTCATGAGGAACAACCGATGGCTTCCTCAACTCTTCATACTTTGAGAGAGCTTTCTGGAGATCATCACTGACATTTAAAGCTTTAAAAAGGAGGGCCTCATTATCTCCAGCAGTCTCGATGATTCTTAGAACAGTGGACTGGGATTGACGACATTGTTGGACAAGAATAGTTGTTAAGTCATCCTGCaacaaagtaaatatatattattgggATACGACCAGCTTCCAGCCCTAAATaaagaggaaaataaaaatacacgacaaaaagcaaaaagcaaaaaGCGAAATCATTTCACCTACCAAACAAAGAGGCTCATTCATATGATTCTACTaatgtgaataaaatgaaaaaaaccaaaaacacACTTCATCTTAGAAGGCTAGATTTGCATATGGTAGCAGCACCTTCAAAATTTAAAAGGTTTAGACGAGCTGCACCAGTAACTTAGAGATTCAGAACAATATAGATAATGCTTCTACCACAATAACAACTAAATAACCATTTGGGGCATCATGTTGATGTTACAAGTCTAACACCGAATAAAATTCCAGGATATTATGAAATTGCTATCTGTCTGTTTCTATTGACAAAGATCTTAAAAAATAAGTCCGAGTTAAATCACAATCAGTAGTTTGCAAAAAGGTTGAATAAGTTTAACTCAATGATGACAAGCATCAAGTCTCAGAGTATAATCCTTCAAGTGCTATGAAGATTATAAACGGATAATATAGAGTATCTAAAAGCCCTAGAAAGAAAGTATTCTTCCTCAAAAATGGAACAGAAATCAATTTTTTGACAAACAATATGATCTTTAGTGCATGTAACAGAATACTAAATATTGTTTAAGGTATTGATAGACAAAACAGATTAAAGATTCATTCTGCTAAGGCTCAGATTTTTAAGGCCTCTTCCTTGGCAGCATAGAAGAAAGCTTACTTTATGGGTAATCTTATACGAACTTAGAAACTaagaagtgatgaaaaaaaaaaaaagacaataatACCTTGAGAGCATCTCGTTGAGGTGATGAGGATAGCACAATTGAAAGAAGCTCAATGCTGTTTCTTGCCACATCAAATGCTTCCTTAGTTTGTTCAGCTGTAAAGCTTTGGACAGGAATATCGTGCTGAAGCTGCATGTCATGTTGAAACTGATGTGCAAGACTAACATCCACTTCTGGTGCAGAAATTGAACGACTAGGGGTAAAAATAGGTGCCAAACTC encodes:
- the LOC107924665 gene encoding TOM1-like protein 1 isoform X2; this encodes MTSKSSICLVKMDKNLMDKVSAFGERLKVEGAEVGRKVSAGMSSMSFKIKELFQGPNPADQLVEDATSEALDEPDWAMNLDICDMINHERVNSVDLIRGIKRRLMLKSPRVQYLSLVLLETCVKNCDKAFSEVAAERVLDEMVNLIDDPQTVVNNRNKALMLIEAWEESTSELRYLPIYEETYKRLKSKGICFPGRDNESLAPIFTPSRSISAPEVDVSLAHQFQHDMQLQHDIPVQSFTAEQTKEAFDVARNSIELLSIVLSSSPQRDALKDDLTTILVQQCRQSQSTVLRIIETAGDNEALLFKALNVSDDLQKALSKYEELRKPSVVPHEPEPTMIPVAAEPDDSPLNTKHDALIRKPAGTLHGIYGGSSDAMMDDLDEMIFGKKGGDSSEGGQDSKNQQAAIDDLITL
- the LOC107924665 gene encoding TOM1-like protein 1 isoform X3; the encoded protein is MDKNLMDKVSAFGERLKVEGAEVGRKVSAGMSSMSFKIKELFQGPNPADQLVEDATSEALDEPDWAMNLDICDMINHERVNSVDLIRGIKRRLMLKSPRVQYLSLVLLETCVKNCDKAFSEVAAERVLDEMVNLIDDPQTVVNNRNKALMLIEAWEESTSELRYLPIYEETYKRLKSKGICFPGRDNESLAPIFTPSRSISAPEVDVSLAHQFQHDMQLQHDIPVQSFTAEQTKEAFDVARNSIELLSIVLSSSPQRDALKDDLTTILVQQCRQSQSTVLRIIETAGDNEALLFKALNVSDDLQKALSKYEELRKPSVVPHEPEPTMIPVAAEPDDSPLNTKHDALIRKPAGTLHGIYGGSSDAMMDDLDEMIFGKKGGDSSEGGQDSKNQQAAIDDLITL